In Alphaproteobacteria bacterium, one DNA window encodes the following:
- a CDS encoding TIGR00730 family Rossman fold protein, producing the protein MRSVCVYASSCDGHIPQIRQAAADMGRALALRQFELVYGGAAIGLMGIMADAALAAGGHVVGYVPLEIRDSEPVHPHLREIHAVSGLQARKSQMMQRADAFVALPGGFGTMDEILEVLTARQVLLHNKPIVFWNVNGYWDPLFGVFDHVITCGFAHSTHKELYSVADTLEEVFQSITKPQPHVMDPRMAKWNGRARDEFLAKLKERT; encoded by the coding sequence ATGCGCTCGGTCTGTGTGTATGCCTCCTCTTGTGACGGCCATATCCCTCAAATCCGCCAAGCCGCCGCCGATATGGGGCGCGCATTGGCCTTGAGGCAATTCGAACTGGTCTATGGCGGCGCGGCCATCGGCCTGATGGGCATCATGGCCGATGCGGCTTTGGCCGCAGGCGGACATGTGGTTGGGTATGTTCCGCTTGAAATTCGTGATAGCGAGCCGGTGCACCCGCATTTAAGAGAGATTCACGCCGTGTCCGGATTACAGGCGCGCAAGAGCCAGATGATGCAACGCGCCGATGCCTTCGTCGCCCTGCCCGGCGGCTTTGGTACCATGGACGAAATCTTGGAAGTTCTGACCGCGCGCCAGGTTTTGTTGCACAACAAGCCCATCGTCTTTTGGAATGTGAACGGTTATTGGGATCCCCTATTCGGGGTGTTCGATCACGTCATCACATGCGGTTTCGCGCATTCGACCCACAAAGAATTGTACAGCGTAGCCGACACGTTGGAAGAAGTGTTCCAGTCCATCACAAAACCGCAGCCCCATGTGATGGATCCGAGAATGGCCAAATGGAATGGCCGCGCGCGCGACGAATTCCTAGCAAAATTGAAGGAAAGAACCTAA
- a CDS encoding L,D-transpeptidase family protein translates to MRGRRWALLDAAGAVVFGVVVSSMAIAGVSFALPVSADTAVPMAQSESAVLEQQVREGLPSQWSDLLRHEITSFYQKRNFAPAWLKQNNAAEMLVMRQLAASVREAVYAQGMRVGPYNFENLHTLAGDIKDVRHLAGADVMLTALVLRYALEARVGQINPRRLHNNEWSVDPPAYPAAERLAEAVDKGTLSTFLSEAAPANPSYMALQHMLGSYRQFALQGGWGVVAEGGTLKKDGHDPRVAQLRARLVAGGDLVPPPPIAVSENTEALKVKPEEIFDDTVEAAVRRFQVRHGLPVSGQVDKFTLAALNVPVGDRIAQIQANMERWRWQPRDLGMRYVAINAASATLQLVEEGKVSLELPVIVGRRHSPTPFVTSAIDTIVINPPWNVPPAIARKEILPKLSQDEGYLERHGYVWRENGGLQQRPGAGNSLGRVKFDFVSPFGVYLHGTPGRNLFARAARTLSHGCVRLRDPEELAAILLGGEQEETQAHIDELIEAGSTKRLSLDVKVPIHIQYWTALVDAQGALHVLPDVYGRDSKLNKALNALDPPVPSQPTDTKVSQLLPVQTP, encoded by the coding sequence ATGCGGGGGCGTCGTTGGGCTTTACTGGACGCGGCGGGGGCTGTGGTCTTTGGCGTGGTGGTCTCCTCTATGGCTATCGCGGGTGTTTCTTTCGCTCTTCCTGTATCAGCGGATACTGCCGTTCCCATGGCTCAATCGGAGAGTGCTGTGTTGGAACAGCAAGTGCGCGAAGGGTTGCCTTCTCAGTGGTCCGATCTGTTACGGCACGAGATCACGTCTTTCTATCAAAAACGCAATTTTGCTCCGGCATGGTTGAAGCAGAACAATGCAGCGGAAATGCTTGTCATGCGTCAATTAGCAGCCTCGGTACGCGAGGCTGTTTATGCCCAAGGCATGCGTGTGGGGCCGTATAATTTTGAGAATTTGCACACGCTAGCGGGGGATATAAAAGATGTCCGTCATCTGGCGGGGGCCGATGTCATGCTGACGGCTTTGGTCCTGCGCTATGCGCTTGAGGCGCGCGTTGGACAGATTAACCCTCGTCGTCTGCACAACAACGAATGGAGCGTGGATCCACCTGCCTATCCGGCCGCAGAGCGTTTGGCCGAGGCAGTGGATAAAGGGACGTTGTCTACTTTCTTATCCGAGGCTGCGCCAGCGAACCCCTCTTACATGGCCTTGCAGCATATGTTGGGGAGCTATCGTCAGTTTGCGCTACAGGGAGGGTGGGGTGTGGTAGCCGAAGGAGGCACACTCAAAAAGGATGGCCACGATCCTCGTGTCGCCCAGTTGCGCGCGCGTTTGGTGGCCGGTGGCGATTTGGTGCCGCCGCCGCCCATCGCGGTGTCTGAGAACACGGAGGCTCTCAAGGTTAAACCAGAAGAGATATTTGATGACACGGTTGAAGCGGCCGTTCGTCGTTTTCAAGTACGCCATGGGTTACCTGTGAGTGGACAGGTGGATAAATTTACCTTGGCGGCGCTGAATGTGCCCGTAGGTGATCGTATCGCTCAGATACAAGCGAATATGGAACGCTGGCGTTGGCAACCACGCGATCTGGGAATGCGGTATGTCGCCATCAATGCGGCATCCGCCACCTTACAATTGGTAGAAGAGGGCAAAGTAAGCTTGGAGTTGCCGGTGATCGTGGGCCGCCGCCATTCTCCTACGCCTTTTGTGACATCGGCCATCGACACGATTGTCATCAACCCTCCTTGGAATGTACCTCCTGCCATTGCGCGCAAGGAAATTCTGCCTAAACTAAGCCAGGACGAGGGTTATCTGGAACGCCACGGCTATGTCTGGCGTGAAAATGGCGGGTTGCAACAACGGCCAGGGGCTGGGAACAGTCTGGGCCGGGTGAAGTTTGATTTTGTCAGCCCATTCGGAGTGTATCTGCATGGAACCCCTGGGCGTAACTTATTCGCCCGCGCTGCGCGGACGCTGAGTCATGGGTGCGTGCGTTTGCGTGATCCGGAAGAATTGGCGGCCATCTTGCTAGGCGGAGAGCAGGAGGAAACGCAGGCCCATATCGACGAATTGATTGAGGCCGGAAGCACCAAACGCCTCTCACTTGATGTTAAAGTGCCGATCCATATTCAGTACTGGACGGCCCTTGTGGATGCTCAGGGCGCTTTGCATGTCCTGCCAGATGTGTATGGTCGGGACTCCAAACTGAATAAGGCTCTCAACGCCCTAGATCCTCCGGTCCCGTCTCAGCCGACCGATACCAAGGTCAGTCAGTTGCTGCCGGTACAAACCCCATAA
- the secY gene encoding preprotein translocase subunit SecY, which yields MASPAEQLAAANIWGVFSKATELKRRLWFTLGALVIYRLGTYIPTPGIDPNVLSQIFAQHRGGILGMFDMFSGGALGRMTIFALNIMPYISASIIIQLLTAVMPTLETLKKEGESGRKKLNQYTRYLTVVLAVVQAYGIAVGLEGMNAAGVSVVMDPGFFFRLTTVITLTGGTVFLMWLGEQITARGIGNGISLIIFSGIVANLPLAFANLLELGRTGAVSGLYIVFMLLLVVAVVAFVVFMERAQRRILVQYPKRQVGMRMFGGDSSHLPLKLNTAGVIPPIFASSLLLLPLTLVGFSSQGGDQGPGWAQWFMTYFGHGKPMFMMAYAFLIVFFSFFYTAIVFNPEETAENLRKNGGFVPGIRPGKNTMDYFDYVLTRLTVLGAAYLTAVCLLPEILTAQNTLPFYFGGTSLLIVVSVTMDTVAQIHAHLLAHQYEGLLKKAKLRGNKN from the coding sequence ATGGCTTCTCCTGCCGAGCAGTTGGCTGCGGCCAATATCTGGGGCGTGTTTTCTAAGGCGACGGAGCTGAAAAGGCGTCTGTGGTTCACCTTGGGCGCATTGGTCATCTATCGCCTTGGCACTTATATCCCCACGCCGGGTATTGATCCGAATGTGTTGTCGCAGATATTCGCCCAGCACCGTGGCGGCATCTTGGGCATGTTCGACATGTTCTCGGGCGGTGCCTTGGGGCGCATGACCATCTTTGCCTTGAACATCATGCCTTACATCTCGGCATCCATCATCATCCAGCTTTTGACGGCGGTGATGCCCACGCTGGAAACCTTGAAGAAGGAAGGCGAGTCGGGCCGCAAGAAACTGAACCAATACACGCGCTATCTGACCGTCGTTCTGGCCGTGGTGCAGGCCTATGGCATCGCTGTGGGGCTTGAGGGAATGAATGCGGCTGGCGTGTCGGTGGTCATGGATCCTGGCTTCTTCTTCCGGTTAACCACGGTCATCACGCTGACGGGCGGTACGGTGTTTCTGATGTGGCTGGGTGAGCAGATTACGGCGCGCGGCATTGGCAACGGCATTTCGCTGATCATCTTTTCGGGCATTGTCGCGAATCTGCCTTTGGCCTTTGCCAATCTGTTGGAATTGGGACGCACGGGGGCAGTATCGGGACTGTATATCGTCTTTATGCTGTTGTTGGTGGTGGCTGTGGTGGCGTTCGTGGTGTTCATGGAACGCGCGCAGCGCCGAATCTTGGTGCAATATCCCAAACGCCAAGTCGGTATGCGCATGTTCGGCGGCGACTCGTCGCATCTGCCGCTCAAGCTGAACACGGCGGGTGTCATTCCCCCGATCTTCGCCAGCTCGCTTTTGCTGCTGCCGTTGACTTTGGTCGGTTTCTCTAGCCAGGGGGGAGATCAAGGGCCGGGATGGGCGCAATGGTTCATGACCTATTTCGGCCATGGCAAGCCTATGTTCATGATGGCTTATGCTTTCTTGATCGTGTTCTTCTCGTTCTTCTACACGGCGATCGTGTTTAACCCCGAGGAGACGGCCGAGAATCTGCGCAAGAATGGCGGTTTTGTTCCTGGCATCCGTCCGGGCAAGAACACCATGGACTACTTCGACTATGTTCTGACCCGTCTGACGGTTCTGGGCGCGGCCTATCTGACCGCGGTGTGTCTGTTGCCTGAGATATTGACGGCGCAAAATACGCTGCCTTTCTATTTCGGCGGCACCAGTCTGTTGATCGTCGTATCGGTGACCATGGACACCGTGGCGCAGATCCACGCACATCTACTGGCGCACCAATATGAAGGCTTGCTGAAAAAGGCCAAGCTGCGCGGCAACAAGAACTAG
- a CDS encoding adenylate kinase, whose product MDIILFGPPGAGKGTQAGLLQQRLGLLPISTGALLRARAAISDELGQELEAIISRGELVPDGMTVGILRERLNEDDCARGVIFDGFPRTQQQAEILDEMLADMDRPLRAVVHMQVNDDILIDRISGRFSCAQCGQTYHDRLMPTKVAGVCDSCGSDKFTRRSDDNPDTMRVRLAAFNQQTRPLLAYYENSGLLKTIDGLASVEEVTRQLMQAIDVKTC is encoded by the coding sequence ATGGATATCATTCTCTTTGGTCCGCCTGGCGCGGGCAAGGGAACTCAAGCTGGCTTGTTGCAGCAACGCCTGGGATTGTTGCCCATATCGACGGGCGCTTTGCTTCGCGCGCGCGCGGCCATAAGCGACGAACTGGGGCAGGAATTAGAGGCTATTATAAGCCGTGGCGAATTGGTGCCCGACGGCATGACGGTAGGAATTCTGCGTGAAAGACTAAACGAGGACGATTGCGCGCGCGGCGTGATCTTTGACGGCTTTCCTCGCACGCAGCAGCAGGCCGAGATATTAGATGAGATGCTGGCCGACATGGATCGACCTTTGCGGGCCGTGGTGCATATGCAAGTGAACGATGACATATTGATCGACCGCATTTCAGGGCGCTTTTCCTGTGCCCAATGTGGCCAGACCTATCACGATCGCTTGATGCCGACAAAGGTGGCAGGTGTGTGCGATTCCTGTGGGAGTGACAAGTTTACGCGCCGCAGCGATGACAATCCCGACACCATGCGTGTCCGTTTGGCGGCTTTCAACCAGCAGACACGGCCTCTTCTTGCGTATTATGAAAACAGTGGACTGCTCAAGACCATCGATGGCCTCGCCTCTGTCGAAGAGGTGACACGCCAATTGATGCAGGCGATTGATGTGAAGACCTGCTAG
- a CDS encoding ABC transporter ATP-binding protein, whose amino-acid sequence MTFPTDSSPALLLRGLRKTYPPRGRAHAKEALCGIDLEVPQGSLFALLGPNGAGKSTLINILAGLVRKTSGTAHICGYEVSKNPRQARRSIGVVPQELVLDPFFSPREILEMQAGLYGVPKNQRRTLELLDIFGLSDKLPDASRSLSGGMRRRLMVAKALVHNPPVLVLDEPTAGVDVELRQTLWAYVRKLNAQGTTVLLTTHYLEEAEELCDHIAIINHGHLVASESKVDLLRRLDSKEVRLTLAQDMATLPPSLTKLGMTQESPRQITLRYQPSRQPIGILLDAVRAAGIEITDLTSRESDLEDIFLQLTRRDRTAA is encoded by the coding sequence ATGACCTTTCCAACCGATAGCTCCCCTGCCCTGCTTTTGCGCGGTCTGCGCAAAACCTACCCGCCACGTGGCCGCGCGCACGCCAAGGAAGCCTTATGCGGCATTGATCTGGAAGTCCCGCAAGGCAGTCTGTTTGCTTTGCTTGGTCCCAACGGCGCGGGCAAATCTACCTTGATCAATATCTTGGCCGGCCTGGTTCGCAAGACATCAGGCACCGCCCATATCTGCGGCTATGAAGTGTCCAAGAACCCGCGTCAGGCTCGGCGCAGCATCGGCGTGGTACCGCAAGAACTGGTTCTGGACCCGTTCTTCTCACCGCGCGAGATTCTGGAAATGCAGGCCGGGCTTTACGGCGTGCCGAAAAACCAAAGGCGAACATTGGAACTGCTGGATATTTTCGGCCTATCCGACAAGCTTCCCGATGCTTCCCGCTCGCTTTCGGGCGGCATGCGACGGCGGTTGATGGTGGCCAAGGCCCTGGTGCATAACCCACCCGTCCTTGTTCTGGACGAACCCACGGCTGGAGTGGATGTCGAGCTACGCCAAACCCTATGGGCCTATGTGCGCAAGCTGAACGCGCAAGGCACGACCGTGCTACTGACCACACATTATTTGGAAGAGGCCGAGGAGCTGTGCGACCACATCGCCATCATCAATCACGGCCATTTAGTAGCCTCGGAAAGCAAGGTCGATCTACTGCGCCGCTTGGACTCCAAGGAAGTGCGCCTGACCTTGGCCCAGGACATGGCGACCTTGCCACCCTCTTTGACCAAACTGGGCATGACGCAAGAATCGCCGCGCCAAATAACCCTGCGCTATCAGCCCAGCCGCCAGCCTATCGGCATTTTACTGGACGCCGTGCGCGCCGCCGGGATCGAGATCACCGACCTAACATCACGGGAATCGGATCTGGAAGACATCTTCCTCCAGCTAACAAGACGTGATCGAACGGCGGCATGA